In Pannonibacter sp. XCT-53, the sequence TGCAGCGGGTCAGGCTCGTGTTGACCACCACCAGCCTGCCGTCGCGGCTGCCGTCCTTGAGCGTGGCGAGTTTCATGACTTCTCCCTCGAACTTGTCATTTCCGGTGATGGCCCGGGCGACTGGACCCGGGTTCCGGGCGCAAGGCTATCGCCTCGCGCCGGTCGCCGTCACCGTCCTTCTGCGTCCTGGCGAGGACGCGGCTCACTTCACGCCGGGCGTGCCGTCGAACTTCTTCTCCAGGCCGCCCCAGCAGTCGACATAGTCATCCTGCAGCGGGGCCTCCTTGGCCGCAAACCGGGTCAGGTGCTGCGGGAAGCGGGTCTCGAACATGAAGGACATGGTCTCGTTCAGCTTCTGCGGCTTCAGCTCCATGTTGGAGGCATGCTCGAAGGCTTCGCGGTCGGGGCCATGCGGCAGCATCATGTTGTGCAGGCTCATGCCACCGGGGACAAAGCCCTGCGGCTTGGCGTCATACTGGCCGTAGATGTTGCCCATCAGCTCGGACATGATGTTGCGGTGGTACCACGGCGGGCGGAAGGTGTTCTCGGCCACCATCCAGCGCTCGCGGAACAGCACGAAATCGATGTTGGCCGTGCCCGGCACGCCCGAGGGCGCGGTCAGCACGGTGAAGATCGACGGATCGGGATGGTCGAACAGGATCGCCCCGACCGGGCAATAGGTCCTGAGGTCGTATTTGACCGGTGCGTAGTTGCCATGCCAGGCGACCACGTCGAGCGGCGAGTGGCCGATGTCGCAGGTGTGGAACTGGCCGCACCATTTCACGGTTACCGTCGAGGGCACCTCGCGGTCCTCATACCAGGCGACGGGCGTCTTGAAGTCGCGGCGGTTGGCCATGCAGTTGGCGCCGATCGGGCCGCGGCCCGGCAGCTCGAACTTCTGGCCGTAGTTCTCGCAGACGAAGCCGCGCGCCGGACCTTCCAGCACCTCGACACGGTAGATGAGACCGCGCGGGATGACCGCGATTTCCTTGGGCTCGAGGTCGATCAGCCCCAGCTCGGTGCAGAAGCGCAGCTTGCCTTCCTGCGGCACCACCAGCAGCTCGCTGTCGGCAGAGAAGAAATAGGCATCCTGCATCGACTTGGTGACGAGATAGACGTGGCTCGCCATGCCGACCTGCGTGTTCACGTCGCCGGCCGTCGTCATGGTGCGCATGCCGGTGATCCAGGTCAGGTCCTCGCCGGTGTGCGGCACCGGATCCCAGCGGTACTGGCCAAGCGACACCACGTCCGGATCGATGTGCGGCGCCGACTTCCAGTAGGGCATGTCGATCTTGCGGAACCGGCCGGTGTGCTTCACCGAGGGCCGGATGCGGTAACACCAGGTGCGCTCGTTCTGGTGGCTCGGCGCGGTGAAGGCCGTGCCGGAGAGCTGCTCGCCATAAAGGCCATAGTTGCACTTCTGCGGGCTGTTCATGCCCTGCGGCAGGGCGCCAGGCAGGGCTTCCGTCTCGAAGTCATTGCCGAAACCCGGCATGTACTGAAGTTCGTTCGCGGCCATGATCGCGATCCCTCCTCGATCGGTGAATTGGTTACATGTGTAACCATCAACGGATCTACGCGCAAGTGCCTATTGCACCGGCGCAGCCCCTCTTGCCCGGGGAGCGACTCTCGGATATAGAACAAAACAGGAACTAGATGAGGCAGAAGCCATGCAGCCGAATGAAATCAGCGTCACGCGCTTCGAGGTCGAGGACATCGCCCGGTATCTGCGCGCCACCCTCAATCAGGCCAGCCGGATCCGCGCCAATGCCCCTGCCGGCAGCTATCTGGACAGCGTCCTCGGTCGCACGATCGAGGGACTGGAACTTGAGCTGGCTCAGTTGAAGTTTCTCCTGGCCGACCCGGAATTCCCTGTTCCCGCAAAGGAAATCGGCCGGCCCGAACGCATGCGCCGTGCGATGTAAGTGAAATTCCGCAAGGTTGAGGCGGTCGGTGACACCAGACCATCGCCACAACCCTTGCGGGAACCCTCACCGGATCATTTGCAAGACCGCATGTTGAACTGAAGGAGCGGTAAGCTTTACTTTACGTCCGCACAGCAGAATGCATGGCAGGTTCGTCTCCGTCCCGGAGTTCTTTCATGTCCCTGCGCAATCGGATTTTCCTGTCGGCCAGTGCCGTCTTTCTTGTGGGCTTCGTCGTCCTGATCACGGTCATCTCGGTGATGATGCGTCAGTCGGCGGAGAAGGCCGGACGCGAACAGGTCGCGGACGTGACCCTGGCCATCGCCACAGAGGTCAGCAAGACTGTCGCCGAAGCGCAGCTTGCCGCCCGCTCCGCAGCCGATGCGCTCGAGGGGCTGGTGCAGGCAGGCGTGACGGACCGCAACGCCTATGGCTCGGTGATGAAGCAGATCGTCGCCCAGAACCGCCAGTTCGTCGGCGGCGGTGCGATCCTGGAGCCGGATGTCGGCGGCCTTGATGCGGACAATCGCGGCGCCGGCTTCAACGATGCCAACGGCCGTTTCATTCCCTATTTCTATCACAAGGACGGCAGCGTCGCCTTTGACCCGCTGATCTTCGGCGGCACCAGCGGTTCCGAGGAATGGTACGACAAGCCGCGCCAGCTCCGGCGCGACACCGTGACCGAGCCCTATCTCTATCCCGTCAACGGCGTCGACGTGCTCATGGCGACGGCCTCCTCGCCGATCCTCGATGCCTCCGGCAAGGCGGTCGGCGGCACCACCATCGACGTGTCGCTGGCAGACCTGCAGCAGCAGATCACGGCTACCGACCCGTATGAGACCGGCTATCTCGGCCTCGTGTCCGAGAAGGGCATCTGGGTGTCGCATCCGGATGCCAGCCTGCTCGGCAAGACCGCCGAGGCGGGCCTCGTCAACCGGCTCCGCGGCGCGGCCGCCGGCCTGACGCTGAGCGCGACCGAGGGTCAGATGGAGGCGATCCGGCCCGTCGAACTCATCAACACCGATCAGAAATGGTACGTGGTGATGACGGTCGACGAGAGCGAGCTGCTGGCGGTGGCCGACCGCACCCGCAACATCGCCCTGATGGTCGCCCTCGTCGTCGTGGCCATTGGCACCGGCCTGATGTGGCTGCTTGGCAGCACGATTGCCCGCCCGATCCTGCAGCTGACCCTGCGCATGCGCAATCTGGCCGCCGGCGACGTCCAGTCCGCCGTCGAGCACACCGGCCGCAAGGACGAGATCGGCCAGATGGCCAACGCGCTCGGCGTCTTCGTCGAGAATGCGATCGAACGCGCCAAGCTCCAGGGCGAGAGCGAGCAGGCCCAGCTTGCCCGTGTCGAACGGCAGAAGAGCATCGACGCGATGATCGTGAGTTTCGAGGCCGAGGTGCGCCAGGCGCTGAGCCAGGTCTCGGCCAACACCGAGCGCATGGAACACACCGCCGGCGCGCTCAATGCCATTGCCCAGACCACCTCCGGCAAGGTGTCCTCGGTTGCCGCTTCCTCCGAGACGACGCAGATCAGCGTCCAGACGGTGGCCTCCGCTTCGGAAGAACTGTCGGCCTCGATTGCCGAGATCAGCCGTCAGGTGGACCAGACCAAGGGCGTGGTGAGCATCGCCACCCGCGCGGCGGCGACCTCCAACGAACGGGTCGCCAGCCTCGACAGCGCGGCGCAGAAGATCGGCGAGGTGGTCAGCCTGATCCAGGCCATTGCCGAACAGACCAACCTGCTGGCGCTCAACGCCACCATCGAGGCCGCCCGGGCCGGCGAGGCCGGGCGCGGCTTTGCCGTCGTGGCAGCGGAGGTGAAGGAACTGGCCAACCAGACCGCCAAGGCCACCGAGGAAATCTCCAACCAGATCGGCGGCATCCAGACCTCGACCCGCGAGGCCGTGACCTCGATCCAGGAGATCGCCCGGACGATGACCGAGGTGAACCAGTTCACCGCCACCATCGCCGAGGCCATCTCGCAGCAGGGCGAGGCGACGCGCGAGATCACCGTCAACGTGCAGAAGGCCGCCACCTGCACCACCGACATGACCGACAATGTCGGCAACGTGATGCAGTCGGCGCAGGAAACGAGCCAGTCGGCCAGCGACGTGCTGACCGTCTCGCAGGATGTGTCGCGCCAGGCGCATCGGCTTCAGGACACGATCGCGGGCTTCCTTGCCCGCGTCCGGGCGGCCTGAGGACAGGTCTTGTCACACCGCAGAAGGGCACCCGGCGGGTGCCCTTTTTCGGTGCGTCAGGCGGCCGCTTCCGCGTCGCCCGGGGCGGTCTGCCAGCCAAGGTCCGTCAGGGTGACGATGCGGTTGCCGCGCATGTCGGTGGCGCAGACGAGGAAGCCGCGTTCCTCCATATGCGCGAGCAGCCAGCGGGCCCGTCCCGGCGAGCGCGTGCCATAGGCCTTGGCGATCTCGGCGTTCGGCGGGCACGGCGCCTTGGCCAGCGCCGCCTTGGCGAGCAGCAGGTAGACGCCGCGCATGTCCTCCGGCAGTTCCGCCGCAATCAGCGCGGCCCGCTCCCAGTCGCCGGTGTCCACCTCGCCGGCGTCCACGCCCGCCCGGGCGACCGACAGTTTCTCGCGGAAATAGGCCAGATCCGGCACGCCGCCCGGCACCTTGGCGATGCGGCAGCGGACCTGGAAGTCCTGGTAGAGCGTTGCCACCGGCTGGAAGGCGGCTTCGGGCTCGGCCAGGATCGCGGTCATGATCTCCTCCACGGCCGCCTCGCGGGCCGCCAGGTCCACCGGCGGCTCTTCCGGCTGGGCAGGCGCGCTGCCGCGCCCGGCCTCGCCGCGTCCGGCCGCCGACAGCTGGCTCAGGATCTCGGCCGTCGACACCGGCTCCGGCGCACGCGGCCGGATGCGGATCGCCTCGTCGGGGGCTGGCGTGAAGATGAGGTCCTTGGCGTCTTCGGCCGGCTGGTCGGGCAACGGCGTCAGCTTCGGTCCCCCGCCCCGCCCGGAGGTCTCCACCGGGCCGATCTTGACCGGCACCGGCCGGCGCGACATGGCCGGCCCCAGGGCCACGAAATGGCCCCGGTCGAGATTGCGGAAGGCCTCGGCCTGCCGGCGCTCCATGCCGAGGAGATCGGCTGCCCGCGCCATGTCGATGTCGAGGAACGTGCGCCCCATCAGGAAATTCGAGGCCTCGGCCGCCACGTTCTTGGCCAGTTTTGCCAGGCGCTGCGTGGCGATGATCCCGGCAAGGCCGCGCTTGCGGCCGCGGCACATCAGGTTGGTCATGGCGGTCAGCGAGCGACGTCGCGCCTCTTCGGACACCTCGCCGGCGGCGGCCGGGGCAAACAGCTGCGCCTCGTCCACCACGACCAGCATCGGATACCACTGGTCCCGGTCGGCGTCGAACAGGCCGTCCAGGAAGGTGGCGGCCGCCTTCATCTGCCGGTCCGCGTCCAGCCCCTCGAGGTTGAGCACCACCGACACCCGGTGCTGGCGCACGCGGGCGGCGATCATCTGCAGGTCCCGCTCGGTGCCGACCGCATCGACCACCACGTGGCCGAACTTGTCGGCCAGCGTGACGAAGTCGCCTTCCGGGTCGATGATGGCCTGCTGCACCCAGCCGGCGGACTGCTCCAGCAGGCGGCGCAGCAGATGCGACTTGCCGGACCCCGAATTGCCCTGCACCAGCAAGCGGGTGGCCAGCAGCTCCTCGAGATCCATCTGGGCGCGCGCACCGCCCGTCATTTCACCAATATCGATGCTGACTGTCATTCCCTGTCCCGTCGCCGGCCCTGTCCCGCAGCCGGCTTCGCACGCCGGAAAATCCTCGCCCGGACAGTCCCGCGATTCGCCGCCGAGGTCAAAAGCCCAAGGGTTGCCGGAGCCTGACCGCAGGGACGTTCATCACAGGAAAGGCGCGGTTTTCCACCGGCCGGTCACGCCAGCAGATCGCGATAGGTTTCCCTCAGCGCGGCCTTCTGGATCTTGCCCATGGTGTTGCGCGGCAGGGCCGGGAGGATGATCACCCGGCGCGGCTGCTTGAAGCGGGCCAGCCGCCCGTCCAGCGCGGCGCGCAGTGCCGCCTCGTCCAGCACCGCTCCGGGCTTCGGCGCCACCACCGCCACCACCGCCTCGCCCAGGTCCGCATGCGGCACGCCGATGACGGCGCTCTCGGCAACCCCGGGCAGCTCGTCGATCAGGCCCTCCACCTCGGCCGGATAGATGTTGAAGCCCCCCGAGATGACCAGATCCTTGGCCCGGCCGACAATCGACACGTAGCCGTCGGCGCTCACCTGCCCCATGTCGCCGGTGATGAAGAAGCCGTCGGCGCGGAACTCCTGCGCCGTCTTCTCCGGCATCCGCCAGTAGCCGGAAAACACGTTCGGGCCCTTCACCTCGATGATCCCGATCTCGCCCTGCGGCAGCTCCCGGCCGGTGTCCGGGTCGGCAATGCGCAGTGAGACCCCGGGCAGCGGCAGCCCGACCGTGCCGGCGCGCCGGTCGCCGTCATGGGGGTTGGAGGTGTTCATGTTGGTCTCGGTCATGCCGTAGCGCTCGAGGATCGCGTGTCCGGTGCGGGCGCGGAACTCGCGGTGCACCTCGGCCGAGAGCGGCGCCGAACCGGAAATGAACAGGCGCATGTGAGCGGCCGCCGCGCGGGTGAAGTCGGGGGCGGAGAGAAGGCGGCTGTAGAAGGTCGGCACGCCCATCAGCGTCGTGGCCTGCGGCAACAGGGCCAGCAAGGCAGCCAGGTCGAACTTCGGCAGGAACAGCATCGAGCCGCCGGCCATCAGCAGCGTGTTGGTGGCGACGAACAGGCCATGCGTGTGGAAGATCGGCAGCGCATGCAGCAGCACATCGTCGGCCGTGAAGCGCCAGGCCGCGACGAGCGTCCGGGCGTTGGAGGCGAGATTGTCATGCGTCAGCATCGCGCCCTTGGACCGGCCAGTGGTGCCGGAGGTGTAGAGGATGGCCGCCAGGTCATCCGGGCCACGGGCGACATCGACAAAGGCCGGCGACTGGGCGTCGAGAAGGCTGCGGAAACTCCCCTGCCCGGCCGCATCCAGCGTTTCCAGCCGGGCGCCGATCCGCGTGGCCGAGGGGCGCAGCGCCGCCTCTGCAGCAGGGTCGCACAGGCACAGGACAGGTTCGGCGTCGGCCAGGAAATAGTCCACCTCGGCCGGCGTGTAGGCCGTGTTCAGCGGCAGGAAGACGGCGCCGGCCCGGACGCAGCCGAGATAGGTGATCAGCGCCTCCGGCGTCTTCTCCACCTGCACCGCCACCCGGTCGCCGGGCCGGACCCCGAGCTGCACCAGCGCGTTGGCAATCTGGCCGCTCAGCGCGACAAGGCCGCCATAGGTGACGGAGGCGCCGTCTTCCAGGCGCAGGAACGGCTTGTCCGCGGCCGCTCCCGCCGCCATCAGCGCGTCGAAAAGATGGTTTGCCATGACGTCTCCTCCCGGCCCGCCCTCTGTCCGGCGGATGCGGGCGGCAGAATGCCTTCCGCCTCCGGTGTTGCCAAGCCGGGGATGTCGCCCATCGGAAGGATTGCCATGCCCATGACGTAAACGGTAAGGTCGCGCCAGACAGAGGGAGAGCGCGCATGCGAGCACAGACCAGGGCGGAATACATCGCCGACAGCACCGTCCACATTCTCGGCATCGCCCTCGGCATTGCGGCCACGATCGTGCTTCTCGCGCTGGTGATCCCGGATGCCGGGGCTGGCCGGATCGCCAGCATCTCCATCTACACCGCCTGCCTGATGGCGATGCTGATCTGCTCGGCGCTCTACAACATGCTGGCCAAGAACAACCACGCCAGCCTGTTCCGCCGGCTGGATCACGCCGCCATCTTCCTGATGATTGCCGGGACCTACACGCCCTTTGCCGCGATGGTGATCGGCGGCTGGGCCGGGGCGATCGTCCTGGGCGTGGTCTGGGCCGGAGCCCTGACGGGGGCGGTGCTGAAGCTCCTGCGCCTGCCCCGCTTCGACCGGTTCACGGTCCCGATCTGCCTGGCGCTCGGCTGGGTCATCGTCTTTGCCTATCAGCCGCTGCTGGAAAATGCCTCTCCGGCTGGCTTCTGGCTTCTGGTCGCCGGCGGCGCGCTCTACTCGGCCGGCACGGCCTTCTACGTCTGGAAGACGCTGCCGTTCCAGAACGCGATCTGGCATGGCTTCGTGCTGGCGGCGGCAATCTGCCACTTCGGCGCGATCCTGACGGATGTGGCGCTGACCCCTGTCCTCGGCTCCTGAGACCCGGGACGCCTGCCGGGGCCCCCGACCCCAGACATACCATGACCCCGGGCACACCATGACCCCGAACAGGCAAAAGGCCCCGGAACCGGGGCCTTTTTTTCAATCGTGCAGCGACTGGCTGCGTGCCGATCAGTTCGGAATGGTCAGCATCGGTTCCTGCGGCTTCGGCGGCGCTTCCGGGATCTTGCCGTCCGGACCGATCACGAAGACGCGCGTGTTCATCGGAACGCGCTGGTACAGGTCGATCACGTCCTGGTGCCACATGCGGATGCAGCCGCTGGAGACGCTCTTGCCGATGCTGTCCGGCTCGGTCGTGCCATGGATGCGGAAGAGCGTGTCGACGTTGCCCTGCCACAGGTACAGCGCACGGGCGCCCAGCGGGTTCTTCGGCCCGCCTTCCATCGGCTCGTTCTCGTACTTCTTCAGCTCCGGACGCCGGGCGATCATCTCCTTCGGCGGGAACCAGCGCGGCCATTCCTGCTTCATGCGGATGACGGCAACGCCGGACCAGGCAAAGCCGGCCTTGCCGACGCCGATGCCGTAGCGCAGGGCCTTGTCGCCGCCGAGCGTCCAGTAGAGGAAGTGGTTGTGCGGATCGACCACGATGGAGCCCGGCTCCAGCTTGTTCGGGTAATGCACCACCTGGCGCCAGAACTTGCGGTCGAAGCTCTGGTACTTGATGGCCGGGATGTCAAACTGGCCATCCTTGCGCGCCGCATAGGCCAGCGCATAGTCGAACTTTTCGTCCGGCAGCGGCGGCTGCCCGGGCAGGCCGACCACGCGCGGGATGGTGACGGTCTGGCACCCGGCCAGCGCACCGGCAATCAGCAGAGACCCGCCAGCCAGCAGCGTTCGCCGGCTCAGGACCAGTTTCGGCATTCCATTCTCGTCAGCAACCTCGGCTGCCATCTGTGCCACCTTGGAATTTCACGAAGTTTCGATGTCGCTCCTTTTGCGCCGCGGCAGGATCAAAAGGCAATGGGCCTTTGCGGCAGTTCGATCAAAAGCTCGCTACAGCGGCTTTGCTGCCACAGGAGGGGCCGGGCCCCTCTCTTGCAAGGGCTTCCGGGCCGGTGTCTTATGGGGTCCCTGCAGCCGATCCCAGCCTGCCCGCCGCCCCGTGCCGCATCCGAGAAGGCCCCGTCCGTGACTGATTCGCATTCCCCGCAGCCGCCGGTGCCCGTGTTCGACGGGCACAACGACACGCTCCTGAAGCTCGAGATGCGCGCGCAGGATGGCCGGGCCCGGTCCTTCTTCGACGAGGCGCGCGAGGATCACATCGACCTGCCCCGCGCCCGGCGCGGCGGCTTTGCCGGCGGCCTCTTTGCCATGTTCGTGCCTTCGGTGCGGGACCAGGCACAGGTCCGCGCCCTGTCCAACTCGGATCCCCGCCATTTCGGCCGGGTCGGCCAGGCCGAGGCCCTGGACTGCACGCTGCGGATGATGGCGCGCGCCTTCCGTCTCGAGCGGGAGCGCCCGGACCAGGTCCGGGTCGCCCGCAGCCACGCCGACATCCTCGCGGCGATGGAGGCTGGCCAGCTTGCCATGGTGCTGCACATCGAGGGGGCCGAGGCGATCGACCCGGACTTCGCCGCGCTCGACGTGCTGTATCAGGCCGGGCTGCGCTCCATCGGTCCGGTCTGGAGCCGCCAGAACATCTTCAGCGACGGCGTCCCGATGGCCTTTCCGTCCTCGCCCGACACCGGAGCGGGCCTCACCGATCTCGGCCGCGAGCTGGTGCGGCGCTGCAACCGCCTCGGCGTGATGCTCGACCTGTCGCACATCACGGAGAAGGGCTTCTGGGATGTGGCCGGGCTCAGCGAGCGGCCGCTCATCGCCTCCCATTCCAATGCCCATGCGCTCTGCCCCAGCGCCCGCAACCTCACCGACCGCCAGCTCGACGCCATTGCCGAGAGCCGGGGCCTCGTCGGCATCAATTTCCATGTCGCCTTCCTGCGCGATGACGGCCGGCACAATCCCGACACCCCGCTGGAGACGATCGTCCGTCATGCGGACCACCTGATCAGCCGGCTCGGCGAGGATCACGTCGGTCTCGGCTCCGACTTCGACGGCTGTGTCGTGCCCCGGGCCATCGGCGATGTCGCGGGCCTGCCTGCGCTGCTGGAGGCCTTCCGCAAGGCGGGCTACGGCGAGGAGCTGATCGCCAAGATCGCGTGGCGCAACTGGCTGTCGGTGATCGCCCGTTCGGGCCTGTGACGACTCACGGAAATGTTATTCGCAAGGGTCAGGCAGTCGTTTGATTTCGCTGTGCAGTCAAGCCGTTAACGGTATCGTCCGGGAGATGATCCGTGTTTCTGCCTGTCCGGCCTGGCCGGCTGTCTTTCGTCTGCCCGCTGCCGGGCCTGCCTCCTCCGGACGGGAACCGGCGGGCTGCCTGCGGCGACATCCCGGCAGCAAATCGCAGGTCCCGGGCCAGAGGGGCCTGCCATGACCTCGCCCCGTCGGCCCCACCGCGAACAGGTCGATCTGCTCGCCCGCCTCACTGCCCAGGAAGGCGGACGCAAGAGCAACCACGTCTACTGCGATCTCAAGCGCCGCATCGTGCTCGGCGAACTGACCGGGGCGAGCATCCTGACCGAACAGGCCATCGCGCAGGACTATGACTGCTCGCAAGGCACGGTGCGCGAGGCGCTGCTGCGCCTCGAGCAGGATGGGCTGGTGGACCGCAAGGGCTATCAGGGCACCTTCGTCACCCAGCTGACCCCGGCCGAGGCCGAGGCCTTCGTGCGGCTGCGGCTGGAGCTGGAATGTGCCGGCATCGCGCGGGCGTGCGAGCGCATGGACGCGGAGGCGCGCGCCTTCGTGCAGCAGTCGGCCCAGGACTATCGCCAGATGCACGAGACCGGCGAACTCTATGGCCTCGTGCTGCTCGACCGGGCCTTCCACATGCGGCTGTTTGAACAGGCCGACATGCCGAACCTGCTGCCGCTGCTGAGCCGGGCGCTCTTGCAGCTGCACCGCTACACGATCTCGCAGCGGCCCGATGTCCGGCCGTGGTTCGACCTCAGGCCGGACCCGCATGCGGACATCATCGCGGCGCTGGAGTCCGGCACTCCGGCGCTCTGCCGGCAGCGCATGTTCGAGCACATCCGGGCCAACATCCAGGCCTTCGCGCCCGAGATCTTCGACCGCGTCTTCGACCGTGGCGCGGATCCGGCCGAGCGCCGGCAGCGACCCGACGCCCGGGCCTGATCACCGCCTCCCGGAAACCTTTGCCCGAACGATAAGAGGCGGCCGGTGGCCGCCTCTGACTGCTGACAAACCTGCTCACAGTCATCCCGGCCCAGCTGAGCGTGAGCGAAGCGCCGAGCCGGGATCCAGATATCAGCCGCGCGAAGCGCGACACACCTGTCGGTCGCAAGTCGTATCGAGCTGACTTGGTTTTGGGCTCGCTTGCGCTCGCACAGACATGCTGGATTCCGGATCTGCGGTTCGCTGAACGCTCACCTTGTCCGGAATGACGGCAAACTGACGAAACTCCGAAGTTTGTCAGCAGTCTGAGGCGGCCGGTGGCCGCCTCTTTGTCTCCTGCCGGCACGGGGCCGCTCCGGGGCCTGCGGCTCAGCCCGTGCGTCCGGTCAGGCCGCCAGATGCTCCAGCATGGCGGCCGAGATGAGCTTGCGGGTGTAGTCCTCGCGCGGCTGATCGAAGATCGCCTCGGTCGGGCCGGCTTCGACCACCTTGCCATGCTGCATCACCATGACCGTGTCGGCCATGGCGCGGACCACGGCCAGGTCGTGGCTGATGAACAGGTATGTCAGGCCGTGGGCGGCCTGCAGGTCGCGCAGCAGGGTGACGATCTGCTTCTGGATGGTGCGGTCCAGCGCCGAGGTCGGCTCGTCCAGCACCATCAGTTCCGGCTTCAGCACCATGGCGCGGGCAATGGCGATGCGCTGGCGCTGGCCGCCGGAGAACTCGTGCGGATAGCGGTTGCGCATGGCCGGATCGAGGGAGACCTCTTCCAGCGCGACGCAGGCCCGCCGGTCGCGCTCTGCCGAACTCAGCGAGGGTTCGTGCACCAGCAGCCCTTCCGTGATGATCTGCCCGACGGTCATGCGCGGGCTCAGCGAGCCGAAGGGATCCTGGAACACCAGCTGCATGTGCTTGCGCAGGCCGCGCAGCTCTGCCCGCCCCTTGCCGCTGATCTGCTGGCCCTTGAACAGCACCCGGCCCTCAGCCGGCAGCAGGCCGAGCAGCGCCCGGCCGAGCGTCGACTTGCCCGAGCCGCTCTCGCCCACGATGCCCAGCGTCTGGCCCTCGCGCAGCACCAGCGACACGTCGTTGACGGCGGTCAGGATGAAGGGCTTGGTCAGCAGGCCGCCGCCGAGCGAGAACTCGACACGCACCTTCTGGCCCTCGATCACCGCCGGCCGGCTGTCGGCAACAGCGGCCTTGCGGCCCTCCGGTTCGGCGTCGAGCAGCATCCGGGTATAGGGATGGGCGGGGGTGGCGAAGATCTTCGCCGTCTCGCCCTCTTCCACGACTTCACCCTGGCGCATGACATAGACGCGGTCGGCGATGCGCCGCACGATGCCGAGGTCATGGGTGATGAAGACCACGGCCATGCCGAGGCGCTTCTGCAGGTCGGCGAGCAGCTCCAGGATCTGGGCCTGCGTCGTCACGTCGAGCGCGGTGGTCGGCTCGTCGGCGATCAGGACGTCCGGATTGTTGGCCAGCGACATGGCGATCATGACGCGTTGCCGCTGGCCGCCGGACAGCTCGTAGGGGTAGGACTTCAGCTTGCGCTCGGGCTCGGGGATGTTGACGAGCTTCAGCAGCTCCAGCGCCCGCTCCCTGGCGGCCGACCAGCTCAGTCCGCCGTGTTCCACCATGGGTTCGGCGAGCTGCCGGCCGATGGTGTAGAGCGGATCGAGCGAGGTCATCGGCTCCTGGAAGATCATGGTGATCTTCTTGCCGCGGATGTCGTTCA encodes:
- a CDS encoding L,D-transpeptidase, producing the protein MPKLVLSRRTLLAGGSLLIAGALAGCQTVTIPRVVGLPGQPPLPDEKFDYALAYAARKDGQFDIPAIKYQSFDRKFWRQVVHYPNKLEPGSIVVDPHNHFLYWTLGGDKALRYGIGVGKAGFAWSGVAVIRMKQEWPRWFPPKEMIARRPELKKYENEPMEGGPKNPLGARALYLWQGNVDTLFRIHGTTEPDSIGKSVSSGCIRMWHQDVIDLYQRVPMNTRVFVIGPDGKIPEAPPKPQEPMLTIPN
- a CDS encoding methyl-accepting chemotaxis protein is translated as MSLRNRIFLSASAVFLVGFVVLITVISVMMRQSAEKAGREQVADVTLAIATEVSKTVAEAQLAARSAADALEGLVQAGVTDRNAYGSVMKQIVAQNRQFVGGGAILEPDVGGLDADNRGAGFNDANGRFIPYFYHKDGSVAFDPLIFGGTSGSEEWYDKPRQLRRDTVTEPYLYPVNGVDVLMATASSPILDASGKAVGGTTIDVSLADLQQQITATDPYETGYLGLVSEKGIWVSHPDASLLGKTAEAGLVNRLRGAAAGLTLSATEGQMEAIRPVELINTDQKWYVVMTVDESELLAVADRTRNIALMVALVVVAIGTGLMWLLGSTIARPILQLTLRMRNLAAGDVQSAVEHTGRKDEIGQMANALGVFVENAIERAKLQGESEQAQLARVERQKSIDAMIVSFEAEVRQALSQVSANTERMEHTAGALNAIAQTTSGKVSSVAASSETTQISVQTVASASEELSASIAEISRQVDQTKGVVSIATRAAATSNERVASLDSAAQKIGEVVSLIQAIAEQTNLLALNATIEAARAGEAGRGFAVVAAEVKELANQTAKATEEISNQIGGIQTSTREAVTSIQEIARTMTEVNQFTATIAEAISQQGEATREITVNVQKAATCTTDMTDNVGNVMQSAQETSQSASDVLTVSQDVSRQAHRLQDTIAGFLARVRAA
- a CDS encoding malonate--CoA ligase, coding for MANHLFDALMAAGAAADKPFLRLEDGASVTYGGLVALSGQIANALVQLGVRPGDRVAVQVEKTPEALITYLGCVRAGAVFLPLNTAYTPAEVDYFLADAEPVLCLCDPAAEAALRPSATRIGARLETLDAAGQGSFRSLLDAQSPAFVDVARGPDDLAAILYTSGTTGRSKGAMLTHDNLASNARTLVAAWRFTADDVLLHALPIFHTHGLFVATNTLLMAGGSMLFLPKFDLAALLALLPQATTLMGVPTFYSRLLSAPDFTRAAAAHMRLFISGSAPLSAEVHREFRARTGHAILERYGMTETNMNTSNPHDGDRRAGTVGLPLPGVSLRIADPDTGRELPQGEIGIIEVKGPNVFSGYWRMPEKTAQEFRADGFFITGDMGQVSADGYVSIVGRAKDLVISGGFNIYPAEVEGLIDELPGVAESAVIGVPHADLGEAVVAVVAPKPGAVLDEAALRAALDGRLARFKQPRRVIILPALPRNTMGKIQKAALRETYRDLLA
- the trhA gene encoding PAQR family membrane homeostasis protein TrhA, producing MRAQTRAEYIADSTVHILGIALGIAATIVLLALVIPDAGAGRIASISIYTACLMAMLICSALYNMLAKNNHASLFRRLDHAAIFLMIAGTYTPFAAMVIGGWAGAIVLGVVWAGALTGAVLKLLRLPRFDRFTVPICLALGWVIVFAYQPLLENASPAGFWLLVAGGALYSAGTAFYVWKTLPFQNAIWHGFVLAAAICHFGAILTDVALTPVLGS
- a CDS encoding ATP-binding protein, with the translated sequence MTVSIDIGEMTGGARAQMDLEELLATRLLVQGNSGSGKSHLLRRLLEQSAGWVQQAIIDPEGDFVTLADKFGHVVVDAVGTERDLQMIAARVRQHRVSVVLNLEGLDADRQMKAAATFLDGLFDADRDQWYPMLVVVDEAQLFAPAAAGEVSEEARRRSLTAMTNLMCRGRKRGLAGIIATQRLAKLAKNVAAEASNFLMGRTFLDIDMARAADLLGMERRQAEAFRNLDRGHFVALGPAMSRRPVPVKIGPVETSGRGGGPKLTPLPDQPAEDAKDLIFTPAPDEAIRIRPRAPEPVSTAEILSQLSAAGRGEAGRGSAPAQPEEPPVDLAAREAAVEEIMTAILAEPEAAFQPVATLYQDFQVRCRIAKVPGGVPDLAYFREKLSVARAGVDAGEVDTGDWERAALIAAELPEDMRGVYLLLAKAALAKAPCPPNAEIAKAYGTRSPGRARWLLAHMEERGFLVCATDMRGNRIVTLTDLGWQTAPGDAEAAA
- the hmgA gene encoding homogentisate 1,2-dioxygenase, whose protein sequence is MAANELQYMPGFGNDFETEALPGALPQGMNSPQKCNYGLYGEQLSGTAFTAPSHQNERTWCYRIRPSVKHTGRFRKIDMPYWKSAPHIDPDVVSLGQYRWDPVPHTGEDLTWITGMRTMTTAGDVNTQVGMASHVYLVTKSMQDAYFFSADSELLVVPQEGKLRFCTELGLIDLEPKEIAVIPRGLIYRVEVLEGPARGFVCENYGQKFELPGRGPIGANCMANRRDFKTPVAWYEDREVPSTVTVKWCGQFHTCDIGHSPLDVVAWHGNYAPVKYDLRTYCPVGAILFDHPDPSIFTVLTAPSGVPGTANIDFVLFRERWMVAENTFRPPWYHRNIMSELMGNIYGQYDAKPQGFVPGGMSLHNMMLPHGPDREAFEHASNMELKPQKLNETMSFMFETRFPQHLTRFAAKEAPLQDDYVDCWGGLEKKFDGTPGVK